The DNA sequence GTATGCTTGAGGTTTATTTAGCATCTATAACTTACTCGTTGTATGTAACTTGTGTTTCTCTTTTCAGTCTGAATATCCTAAATACACCCCACTGTTTGCAAAGATCTTGGAAGCTGTACTTTCTCGGAGCAATGACAAGGACAAAGTCTGCCATGAAAAAGAGGTAGTGTAGTACAACCATATGGCCAAGAATGATGtagttttgtaaatttttaatCCCTTGCaagtgaagaaatataattTATGTTCCACTTTTGGAAGTTGGGGGGTTTGTTGCCAGGTGAATACCTCACCAAATGTTTTGGTTTAGGGTAATTGATTAGGGCAATCGGATCCCCATGCAAGAGTTACCCGTCTTCATTATTTTCAATACATGATGAACTGATTCATACTTTGTAAATACTGTAGGTGTATACAACCTTTCTAAGTTCAAGGTTGTGAACTTAAATGTATATGCTTGCGGGGTTTGTTTATGTGGTGATCTAATAGCAGCAGTTATCACATCCTCTGCTTTGCAGGTAATTGATGCAGCGAATGAGGTGGTTGACAGCGTTGATAGAGACGAGCTGGCCAAATTTTTTGCACTAAGAAGTGATCCCGATGATGAAGAGGCAGAGGTGTGCTATGTGTTAAATCATACTTGCTTTTCATTCCGTCTTTCTGGAAACCGTTGTGAAGATGCCAAAATTATTTCAGAGAATCAATAAATCTTACAAGcttttttcataaatttgtttATAGGTTAATAATAACTAGTACTGATTCTTgttatagaaaattaaaaagaagatGGAGACAACTCGTGATCAATTAGCAGAGGCATTGTACCAGAAAGGACTGGCACTGGCAGAGATTGAATCTTTGCAGGTTGGAATAGTTATTTCCTTCGAAGTACTTTCATAGTCATCTAAGGTTAATCTTCTTTTTCTAAAAGTTTGGTATAAAGTATGTGAAAGTTACACGGTCAGACTCAGATTTTATTTGAGTTGGGTCAGCATGAGGTGGTTGTATGTTTGGTTAACGTAAAGCTTACTTCTTTCTAGGATGTTGAGCTTTAAAATTGTGAGGAACTTttgttttcttccatttttcacAGAAAAGCTTTTACAATTGCCATGCGGGTATGACTATACGTACTTTTTAATATGCGATCAGTTCGCCATACCTATGAATACTGACTGAGAACTCACTACACTCTTTCTTCCATTCAAGTATTACAGTCTATTTGTTTCTTATACCCATTTATTCGGTAGTGGCAACGTTCATATGcatttattttaaatgcatCTCCTAATTTTCATTTATGTATCTCTAACAATTAAATGGAGTACAAACTTACCGATTATTGTTGCTGGGTGACAAGCCTGCAAAGGCTGAAGGTGCAGAAGGGGGAGAGAAGATTGAAGATCTTTTGAAACCAGGCTCAGATTTGTTTGAAAGCAACTTTAAAGAACTTCAAAAATGGGTTGAAGTGAAGTCCTCCAAATACGGAACTCTCTCAGTACTACGTGAGAAACGTTCTGGAAGGCTTGGAACAGCACTGAAGGTATTTTGCTCTTTCCCATCTTAAGCTTTGTAAAAGCACACTGCATCTCACCTAAAACCATGTATAATCTCATAGGATCAGTATCATTTGCACTTTCTGGTAGGCCTTTTGATTGAACTGCTCGAGTAATTCTAATTGTACGTCAGCTCAATAAACACATTAATATAATAAGTTCCAAGCCAATAAACCCGAAAAGAATTCAAAGCGCTCTAGAAACATACAATCTGGTCCTCTAGTCATTTGTAGTTTCAAGGTTTGTATTTCCCTGGAAATATTGTCAGAGAGGAACAGTTTATCTAACTGATCATATTTACGAGTGCAGGTTCTGAATGACGTAATTCAAGACGATGGGGAGCCTCCCAAGAAGAAGTTCTACGACCTGAAGATTTCCTTGCTCGATGAGATTGGCTGGCAACATTTGGCAGCACACGAGAGGCAATGGATGCATGTCCGCTTTCCACCAAGTTTACCTCTTTTTTAGAGTTACTCCGTTTCAATTCTCAGAGATCAAATAAATGCGAATAGTAATATCACACTAAAATGTGCTAGACCATGTGACTGATTGAGCTAGTTTTTCGACTACTTAAGGGATAGTTTGTATGATGTTTAAATGATTGTCTCTCACATTCTCTTCTATCTGCAGTGCTGCTTGTGATTATACTCGTCTTATGTCTTCGAAGTGAAATAAAACTTGCACGGAAGGACGGGCTACAAATATCCTTTGCAAGTTGAACTATAAGCGTGTttgtttcttttgctttttattCAAGATACCAATGCTGCTACTCTCCAATAAGGATTAGGAGTGATAAGATCGTAGAACCCAAGTGCCTAGAGGGGCTGAAGTGCTAGAGGCAGGCCATAGGAAGGCCTCAGAGTGAGCTCAACGGAAGGCGAGTGGCTATAAGTTGGAGAGATGGTAAAAGAAAACCCAGTTAGAATTAGGGTTAGAACTATCTTGTACTCCAAGAAAGTCAAGTTTCTACCAATGCACATTCTCCCTCCAAACCCAAAAGGCAAGTACCCCATCTTGTGCTTGCACCCGCCGTGGATGTCGTCCTTGAACCTCTCCGGCTTGAACTCATTGACGTCCTCGCCCCACAGGGCTGGGTCGTGGTGCATGCCGACGATGTCAATCCACATGTTTGTTCCACTCGGAATGGACAGGTCGTCGCTCACTTGAATGTCGGCTTTGGCTTGCCTTTGTGCATTTGGTGCTGAAGGGTATAGTCGTAAGGCTTCATTCATCACCCATCCCATCTGCATCATTAAATTAAGCACAATCAATTATGGTGTTTGAATAAAAGCATCTTAccagagaaaataaaaaggcaaAAACAGCCCGTTTGGTGGGCTGGATGGAATTGGATCAAGGGATAGGATTTGATGGATAGGAACTTGTAAAACATGACTTGTAACCCATGTGTAAGGATAGGTTAAATAATTCACTTTATTGTGAATTTACAACCTATCATGTCCAGTCTCGTCCATCTCACACTGTGACACAACAAACAACGGACTGGACTCAATTCCATTTTAATTGACTACAACTTATCCCATCGAGCCTACCAAACCGGGCAGAGGAAAGTTTTACCTTCTTTAGTCCGGAAAGCATGTCCACATCAATTTCTTTATTATCTCCGACCACTTCCCTACACTCCTCTCTCAATTGATGTTGCCAATCCTGGTGGGCGGCCAGAAGCAACATTGTCCATGTGATTGCCAATGCAATTGTCTCATGACCTCCAAAGAAAAATGTCTTGCACTCATCCACAAGTTCTTGTGTTGTGAAGCCTCGTTCACTCTCCTCAAGCAACAAGCCAAGCAGGTCGCACTGCGGTGTCAACCCTTTGATGGATTTTCGCCTTTCGTCAATGATTGACAAGAACAATTGGTTGATTTCTTGCCCAAGTTTTCTGGCCTCTAGGGTTTCCTTAGGGTGCATAATTGGTCCGAAAGGAACTCCCACAAGACGGCTCGTTTTGAAGAGTGTCATTTGCAAGGATCTTAGTTTTTCGAACACTAGGCGCCCACTTTGGTAGCTGATGCCAAAGCTGGTCTTGGCGATGATGTCTCCGGCGGTTGCTGTGATTTCTCTCTCGACGTCGATTTCTTGAGCACCGGAATCTTTCCAATTGTCTAGCATTTTGATGGTGGTCTCCACGATTAAGCTCGCCATTGCCTGAATTCATAAACAAAGCGAAAATGGGCAAAGCATAATATCAAGTACTGTCTCTGATATAGTATGCGTTTGCtctgcatatatatatagaaagagCGAAAGTGTATACCTTTAAGTTTGTTGGGTTAAAAGCAGGAGTGATAACATGGCGGTGACGAACCCAGTCTTCCCCTTCGGACATGACTAGGCCATTACCGAACATCGGGGCTCTATCGCGTCGGAACACTGCTGGCTTCCCCCAGTTCTTTGCTGTCACCTCCGCAGACAGTTTTTTCAGTAGCTCTGGATCTGCTATGTACAAAAATGGCTCAGTCCCCAACCAATAAACGAACGTCTTTCCTGCAAAtatacacaaacacaaatcaaGCATTTTATACAAATATTTATCATTTATTGACATGAATATTTGGGCATGCAAATGTGTTTTGCAGATGGTTATCAAATGGGCACTTAAACGTGTGAGTTTACTTACCGAAAGAGTTTTGCCATCgagtaaaaaaaggaaaaagagttgAGTGTATGTCATGGGAGATATTTGAACTTCGAAAATTGATGGTCTTCTTTTTCATCTCACTCAGATTTCCGAATGGAAACCTTGGAGAGGGACCATCCAACCCATTTTTCTTGAGCCTCCTGTACGCAAGAATTGGGAAACCCCAGAGAGAAAATATTAATCTGCAGAAAATATACAGAAGTGCCATGACGATGGCGTTGACGAAAACTAGAAGAATGgtttccatctctctctctctctctctctctctctctctctctctctctctatgtctCGTTAGTTTATCCATCTTATATATAGAGTTTATAATATATACAATACAGGCACACAAGATTGTACTAGGAAAGTAAATCCTAAAATTTACAATTAATTACAAGGAAGGTAATCTACAATACAAGGAAGGAAGGGAATCTACAATGTAAGGAAGGGATTGTACAATACAAGGAAGTTAATCAACGATACAAGGACGGTAATCTACAAAAGATAGAAAAACTAAATGCTAAAGATCACAATTAATTACAAATCCTAAATCTACCAAACATAGGACTCCTAGAATATTTACATGAAAATCAACACTCCTCTTaaagttggtgcatagatatgAGCATGCCCAACTTGATAAGTGAGTCTTGAAACACTTTACTCTATACTCCATGAGTAAGAATATCAGTATGTTGCTctcttgaaattttttatattttgagtactcattcttaGTGCTCTAGTAGCATATTAGATGTGTTTACTTGTTGAACTTTCAAAATATGTCAAACACATGCTCGTTTGATTCATGAATGTTGAAAACAGTCCAAAAGTCTAGTAgcatattatatgtgtttatttgcaTAAGTTCTGAAATGTGTCACACGATGCTTGTTGATCCCATGAACGCCGAAACAGTCCAAATAcactccaaaaagaaaaagttgagtacttttgacacccattaagttttgatcttttgagtactcattttTAGTGGTCTAGTAGCATATAGATGTGTTTTTTTGCTTAAACGCCATAGTGTCCCAAATGCCTACTTGTTTGATCCTATGAATGCCGAAAACTGTCCAAGTACACTCCAGTAAATTTCGATATGTAATGCTTGTGATTATACTTATCTTCTGTCTTCGTAGTGAAATAAAACTCACAGGTCCTAAAAGACTCATCCCCTTGagatttcaaattaaaaactggTTCGGTCATATCTTTTGCTCATTTAATTGTCATGatatttgtttcttttgctttttattCAGTATAACAAGCCGCTAATTTCCAAATATTCAATATGGCTTACAATGAGATGCCACTTGAAAGGTTTTATTAATGAACACGTGACTGATGAACACGTGACTGGACGATTACACACACCGAACCCGGCCCCCTGTATAGGGTAAAGACTGGGTCCAAACTATGACCTAGAAAGCTGCATGCATGCGTACGGTCGTACAtaaaaactgctccaaaattaGGGTGAAAATTAGAGACTTTTACAATAAGGACTAGGAGTGATAAGATCGTAGGGCCCAAGTGCCTAGAGGGGCTAGAGTACTAGCGGCAGGCCATCTGAATGCAGTATGTGTGTGGTGCTGTAGCGCGCAGTAAGTTATAGTCGGCAATCTTTACAAAAAGTTGAGTTTCATTCAACCTTTTATATATCTTGTtgaataattataatttttagttaaaatataAGATGCTTACTCAAATTGTATTAATAGAATTAAaagatgtatatatatatatatatatatatatatatatatatatatatatatatatatattcttgaaatattcAACACTTATTGCCACTCCCCTTctattttcagaaaataaatttgactaATTACatcttttaattatattaatacaATTTGAATAAGCATCatgtattttaaataaaaattgtaaCCATTCAACAAGATATACAAAAGGTTGAATGAAACTCAACCTTTTATAAAGGTTGAATGAAACTCAACCATTCAACACTTATTGCCTCTCCCGTTCTAttgtgctatatatatatatatatatgatttggtGCTGCAGCATGCAGCAAGTTACAGTCGGCAACCTTAACAAAAGGTTGGGTTTCATTCAACCTTTTGTATATCTTGTTGAATGGTTacaatttttagttaaaaagatATGATGCTTACTCAAATTGTATGAATGGAATTAAAAGATGTAATTAGTCAAATTGATTTTCTGAAAATTCTAAATAGAATACATGTCTTTTGGGTCACCACTATTAAGAAGGGTTGTATATcttcaactaaaatgaaagGACTCGATGAATGAGTGGtttaatgcctataaatacctattgtggcataatgtttcacacacaatttcagaaatttgtttctacattgcttactctcttctttctccatcacattcatacaatttctttctagttatttctTAGGGAATATAATTTAGTTTTGCTAATTGAATATTCCATACTTTGT is a window from the Pyrus communis chromosome 16, drPyrComm1.1, whole genome shotgun sequence genome containing:
- the LOC137719468 gene encoding cytokinin hydroxylase-like, with the translated sequence MDKLTRHREREREREREREREMETILLVFVNAIVMALLYIFCRLIFSLWGFPILAYRRLKKNGLDGPSPRFPFGNLSEMKKKTINFRSSNISHDIHSTLFPFFTRWQNSFGKTFVYWLGTEPFLYIADPELLKKLSAEVTAKNWGKPAVFRRDRAPMFGNGLVMSEGEDWVRHRHVITPAFNPTNLKAMASLIVETTIKMLDNWKDSGAQEIDVEREITATAGDIIAKTSFGISYQSGRLVFEKLRSLQMTLFKTSRLVGVPFGPIMHPKETLEARKLGQEINQLFLSIIDERRKSIKGLTPQCDLLGLLLEESERGFTTQELVDECKTFFFGGHETIALAITWTMLLLAAHQDWQHQLREECREVVGDNKEIDVDMLSGLKKMGWVMNEALRLYPSAPNAQRQAKADIQVSDDLSIPSGTNMWIDIVGMHHDPALWGEDVNEFKPERFKDDIHGGCKHKMGYLPFGFGGRMCIGRNLTFLEYKIVLTLILTGFSFTISPTYSHSPSVELTLRPSYGLPLALQPL